The Corvus hawaiiensis isolate bCorHaw1 chromosome 7, bCorHaw1.pri.cur, whole genome shotgun sequence genome contains a region encoding:
- the NXPH2 gene encoding neurexophilin-2 has protein sequence MVPLQPLPLVVVQGVLQLVFCDATRVVQAADVLDWEDKDAAETLVDNVVHSRIINPLRLFVKPSPVLKHGQVSYSDSIENFWDWLSNITEVQESLARTKRRPIVKTGKFKKMFGWGDFHSNIKTVKLNLLITGKIVDHGNGTFSVYFRHNSTGLGNVSVSLVPPSKVVEFEPSPQSTLETKESKSFNCRIEYEKTDRAKKTALCNFDPSKICYQEQTQSHVSWLCSKPFKVICIYIAFYSVDYKLVQKVCPDYNYHSETPYLSSG, from the exons AtggtgcccctgcagcccctgcccctcgTCGTGGTCCAGGGCGTCCTCCAGCTC GTGTTCTGTGACGCCACTCGGGTTGTACAAGCCGCAGATGTGCTGGACTGGGAAGACAAGGATGCTGCAGAGACACTGGTTGACAACGTGGTCCATTCCAGGATCATCAACCCTCTACGCCTCTTTGTTAAGCCATCTCCAGTGCTGAAACACGGCCAGGTGTCCTACTCGGACAGCATAGAAAACTTCTGGGATTGGTTGTCCAACATCACGGAGGTTCAGGAATCTCTGGCACGAACTAAACGCAGACCTATAGTAAAAACTGGGaaattcaagaaaatgtttggaTGGGGGGACTTCCACTCCAACATCAAAACTGTAAAGCTGAACCTCCTGATCACGGGGAAAATCGTCGATCACGGCAATGGGACCTTCAGCGTTTATTTCCGACATAACTCCACGGGTCTGGGGAACGTTTCTGTCAGCCTGGTGCCACCTTCCAAAGTGGTCGAGTTTGAACCATCTCCTCAGTCCACGCTGGAGACCAAGGAGTCCAAGTCCTTCAACTGCCGCATCGAGTACGAGAAAACAGACCGCGCTAAAAAAACTGCCTTGTGCAACTTTGACCCTTCCAAGATCTGCTACCAAGAGCAGACCCAAAGCCATGTCTCCTGGTTGTGTTCCAAACCCTTCAAAGTCATCTGCATTTACATCGCTTTCTACAGCGTCGATTACAAACTGGTGCAGAAGGTCTGTCCCGACTACAACTACCACAGCGAGACGCCGTACCTGTCCTCCGGCTGA